From a region of the Pseudomonadota bacterium genome:
- the argC gene encoding N-acetyl-gamma-glutamyl-phosphate reductase: MTARVALVGARGHTGSELVQLIDKHPYLTLAAAGSRALAGDLVRDHYAIDTALTFEALTPAMLGERDGQFDVVILALPNGQAPAYVEALGTHRELPLVIDLSADHRFDEAWFYGLPELTAKHYAGERLIANPGCYATAMSLVLAPVVQHLRGGVACFGVSGYSGAGTTPSPRNDPDRLRDNLLPYALTDHLHEREVSRHVGLPVAFTPHVAAFFRGISMTVTGWLADAHTPADLASHYADWYAEHPLVTVAEHIPEPRALVGRYGAEVGGFGRGGQGPGRITVVSALDNLLKGAASQAIQNINLGLALPPLTGLKP; this comes from the coding sequence ATGACCGCGCGGGTCGCGCTGGTGGGCGCGCGCGGACATACAGGCAGCGAGCTGGTCCAGCTGATCGACAAGCACCCCTACCTGACGTTGGCGGCGGCCGGCTCGCGGGCCCTGGCCGGCGACCTCGTGAGGGATCACTACGCCATCGACACGGCGCTCACCTTCGAAGCCTTGACGCCCGCGATGCTCGGCGAACGCGACGGACAGTTCGATGTGGTCATTCTCGCCTTGCCCAACGGGCAGGCGCCTGCCTACGTGGAGGCCCTGGGGACTCACCGAGAGCTGCCCCTGGTGATCGATCTCAGCGCCGACCACCGCTTCGACGAGGCGTGGTTCTATGGCTTGCCAGAGCTCACCGCCAAGCACTATGCGGGCGAACGGTTGATCGCCAACCCTGGCTGCTACGCCACGGCCATGTCCCTGGTCCTGGCACCGGTGGTGCAACACCTGCGTGGCGGTGTGGCCTGCTTCGGCGTTTCCGGCTACAGCGGCGCCGGCACCACGCCCTCGCCACGCAACGATCCCGATCGCCTGCGTGACAACCTGCTCCCCTACGCGCTCACCGACCACCTGCACGAGCGAGAGGTCAGTCGTCACGTTGGCCTTCCGGTGGCCTTCACGCCTCACGTCGCTGCGTTCTTCCGCGGCATCAGCATGACCGTTACCGGTTGGCTGGCGGACGCGCACACGCCAGCGGATCTCGCCAGCCACTACGCCGATTGGTACGCCGAGCATCCGCTCGTGACGGTGGCCGAGCACATCCCGGAACCGCGCGCCCTGGTGGGCCGCTACGGTGCCGAGGTGGGCGGCTTCGGGCGCGGCGGCCAAGGGCCGGGACGGATCACTGTCGTGAGCGCCCTCGACAACCTCCTGAAGGGCGCCGCCTCGCAGGCTATCCAGAACATCAACCTGGGGTTGGCCCTACCCCCTCTCACCGGACTCAAGCCATGA